One region of Bdellovibrionota bacterium genomic DNA includes:
- a CDS encoding ATP-binding protein, which translates to MWVSRTIEGRIRTLARRHPIVAVVGPRQSGKTSLLKHLYPNIPYYSLDDPAIQATVLTDPNSILDTESPIILDEVQAAPDLFPYLKAAVDKDRRPGRFFLTGSQNLLLHARIGESLAGRAVYLPLLPFDVLEWRKHKKRFTKDGWFQFCSYPEPFLFPKKRESWLKGYIQTYIERDLHQIAEVGDLRDFTRFLRILSLRNGQMLNFSDIARDVSVAPNTVKRWISILEASFQVFLLEPYFSNRSNRIIKTPKIYFTEPWMAWELAGGLPQDPGIMLEASFVAAIYRWAAHTELRRVYYFRTKEGFEVDLVLESRQDRSQPLIAVEIKHSRTFTVSLLRGLNGFLRQIDGHVESYLVSNIQESRRMGRVTLQKPIEFFETLLNRNFRSRSVRVT; encoded by the coding sequence ATGTGGGTATCTCGGACGATCGAAGGGCGAATTCGAACCCTCGCACGTCGCCACCCGATCGTGGCGGTCGTGGGGCCCCGGCAGTCCGGTAAGACGTCGTTGCTCAAGCATCTGTATCCGAACATTCCCTATTACTCTTTGGACGACCCCGCAATTCAGGCCACGGTACTCACGGATCCCAACAGCATTTTGGATACGGAATCTCCGATCATCCTGGATGAAGTTCAAGCCGCGCCGGATCTTTTCCCGTATCTTAAAGCCGCCGTCGACAAAGACCGACGCCCGGGCCGCTTTTTTCTAACTGGTTCACAAAATCTATTGTTGCATGCGCGCATCGGAGAGAGTCTCGCGGGACGAGCGGTGTACTTGCCTTTGCTTCCTTTCGACGTTCTGGAGTGGAGGAAACATAAAAAGCGTTTTACCAAAGACGGATGGTTTCAATTTTGCTCGTACCCCGAGCCTTTTCTATTCCCCAAGAAACGAGAAAGCTGGTTGAAGGGCTACATCCAAACCTATATTGAACGAGATCTGCACCAAATCGCCGAGGTGGGGGACCTGCGGGATTTTACCCGTTTCTTACGTATTTTGAGCTTGCGGAACGGTCAGATGCTCAATTTTTCGGATATTGCCCGCGATGTGTCGGTTGCTCCCAACACGGTGAAGAGGTGGATTTCCATTTTGGAAGCCAGTTTCCAGGTGTTTTTATTGGAACCGTATTTTTCAAATCGCTCCAACCGGATTATCAAGACTCCGAAAATCTATTTCACAGAACCTTGGATGGCCTGGGAACTTGCAGGCGGGCTCCCACAAGATCCAGGCATCATGCTGGAGGCGTCTTTCGTCGCAGCCATTTACCGATGGGCTGCACATACAGAATTGCGACGGGTATATTATTTCCGGACCAAGGAGGGGTTTGAAGTGGATCTTGTCTTGGAATCCAGACAAGATCGATCACAGCCACTTATTGCGGTGGAAATAAAACATTCCCGTACTTTTACCGTTTCCCTTCTTCGGGGTCTAAATGGCTTTTTACGGCAAATCGACGGCCATGTGGAGAGCTACCTAGTTTCGAACATTCAAGAGTCCCGGCGGATGGGAAGGGTGACGTTACAGAAACCGATTGAATTTTTCGAAACTCTGCTGAACCGCAATTTTCGTTCTCGGTCCGTTCGAGTCACGTGA
- a CDS encoding flavoprotein: MKKLRQRKRHVLLMVTGCVQAELTPKLVSDLKSFPGIGRPEVIVVATRPALKFFNTAKIERLTEHKVFVDHEDGTVEFPVPHINLPEWADAIFVYPASANTIAKCAHGLADSLASNIVLAAKRPVFFGPTMNKAMYENPVTQHNLRLLKKAGYVLLPRKMCRVTVKATGQVEERLFCPESMVLAMCLKLFRHSP; this comes from the coding sequence GTGAAGAAATTGCGCCAAAGGAAACGTCATGTCCTGCTTATGGTGACAGGCTGCGTCCAAGCCGAACTTACACCGAAACTCGTTTCCGACTTGAAATCCTTCCCCGGGATCGGCCGGCCGGAAGTCATTGTCGTAGCCACCCGGCCCGCGCTTAAATTTTTCAACACGGCAAAAATTGAACGACTTACGGAGCATAAGGTTTTTGTTGACCACGAGGACGGCACTGTGGAATTTCCGGTCCCGCACATAAATCTTCCCGAATGGGCGGATGCCATCTTTGTTTATCCCGCTTCAGCGAACACGATTGCTAAATGTGCCCACGGACTGGCGGACAGCCTCGCTTCCAATATTGTGTTGGCCGCAAAACGCCCCGTATTTTTTGGCCCTACGATGAATAAGGCTATGTACGAAAATCCTGTGACTCAACACAATCTAAGACTCCTCAAAAAGGCGGGATATGTTCTTTTGCCTCGAAAAATGTGCCGAGTCACGGTGAAAGCCACGGGGCAGGTGGAAGAAAGGCTTTTCTGCCCGGAGAGCATGGTGCTGGCCATGTGCTTAAAGCTATTCCGACACAGTCCATGA
- a CDS encoding DUF5916 domain-containing protein, with protein sequence MANAVRSGETIQIDGKLDENSWKEAPVYTGFTQMLPFLGQPATERTEFRVLYDDVNLYFGIILFDREPDKIVKRAMSHDSVRTFDDDFVTVNIDPQHDHRTGYSFTANPRGAQVDGKGINNGNLFITEWDTVWSAGAQIREDGWVAEFKIPFTSLDYDAAGNKEFGLNVTRQIARKSELSVWAPLYRPFPPRGTDLETADFGHLAGVEFSPKPWRHLSLLPYFSSGFRENLTDTDSVIPAHTRDVVLKPGIDLKYPIERTAISQLTVNTDFSQVDVDNQQINLSRFDLFFPEKRPFFLEGSQFFEFGVPQSAQLFFSRKIGLQDGREVPILAGGRSYGKINRSEYGFLNIQTEDTSQVPDRNFTVARFKQDIFARSEMGFMAIHQQDTTGPLGSNTSGGIDATFRSVNGRLVVNNWAAATNSDPNMPDEITGNGTSAYNGTVWRPGLWEVRQSNLYVSDEFNPEAGFFTRAGIFEPAASLYRSFLFPEYGFSETKVGVQGNFFTSDEMDQFLDYTSQGDITLTSNSGYTYHIVGKHFSDRALNPFVLNSKVTIPAGRYTESNVGFGYFTPSRYAISGSVEYSYGGFYGGTIHTWIPTFTAKPIDGLYLKTDASISRIEIPSLNADYFSSALNFSGSYSFLFKMSIDANVGWNQDNSLLVFQYRYRWHFASLSDLFVVYNEERASSNLNTSFRGLIFKIVGYFSI encoded by the coding sequence GTGGCCAACGCCGTTAGGAGTGGCGAAACGATTCAAATAGACGGGAAACTCGATGAAAACTCGTGGAAGGAAGCCCCCGTTTACACCGGGTTCACTCAAATGCTGCCTTTCTTGGGACAACCGGCGACGGAACGGACGGAGTTCCGGGTTTTGTATGACGACGTGAATTTGTATTTTGGAATCATTCTTTTTGATCGAGAACCGGACAAGATCGTGAAACGGGCGATGAGCCACGATTCCGTCCGCACGTTTGACGATGATTTTGTGACCGTTAATATCGACCCTCAGCACGATCATCGCACCGGTTATAGTTTCACGGCTAATCCTCGCGGAGCGCAAGTAGATGGTAAGGGAATCAACAATGGGAACCTTTTTATCACCGAATGGGACACGGTCTGGAGTGCAGGAGCACAAATTCGAGAAGACGGTTGGGTAGCCGAGTTCAAAATTCCGTTTACTTCTTTGGATTATGACGCAGCGGGCAATAAAGAGTTCGGTCTCAATGTCACGCGACAAATCGCCCGCAAGTCCGAGCTTTCCGTATGGGCGCCGCTCTATCGCCCTTTCCCGCCACGGGGTACAGACCTGGAGACGGCCGATTTTGGTCATCTAGCCGGTGTCGAATTCTCGCCAAAGCCGTGGAGACATTTGAGCCTGCTTCCGTATTTTTCCTCCGGTTTTCGTGAGAATCTTACGGACACAGACTCGGTAATACCCGCCCATACGAGAGACGTCGTTCTGAAACCAGGAATTGATCTGAAATATCCGATTGAACGGACGGCGATTTCTCAACTCACCGTAAATACTGATTTTTCGCAGGTGGATGTCGATAACCAGCAGATAAACTTAAGTCGGTTCGACCTGTTTTTTCCGGAGAAGAGGCCGTTTTTTTTGGAAGGGAGCCAATTCTTTGAATTCGGAGTACCCCAATCGGCACAACTTTTCTTCAGCCGGAAAATCGGACTTCAAGACGGCCGGGAAGTCCCTATTCTCGCAGGGGGCCGTTCTTATGGAAAAATCAACAGATCGGAGTACGGCTTTCTAAACATCCAGACGGAAGACACATCCCAGGTCCCGGATCGGAATTTTACCGTCGCGCGTTTCAAGCAGGATATTTTTGCGCGATCGGAGATGGGATTCATGGCGATCCATCAGCAGGACACCACCGGTCCTCTCGGATCGAACACGTCGGGTGGAATCGATGCTACCTTTCGATCGGTCAACGGCCGTTTGGTAGTGAATAATTGGGCCGCGGCCACCAACTCCGATCCCAACATGCCAGACGAAATAACCGGAAACGGCACATCGGCGTACAACGGAACCGTTTGGCGACCGGGGTTATGGGAAGTTCGGCAATCGAATCTGTATGTAAGCGATGAATTTAATCCAGAAGCTGGATTCTTCACACGCGCCGGCATATTTGAGCCCGCAGCCTCACTTTACCGGAGCTTTCTTTTCCCGGAATATGGCTTCAGCGAAACTAAGGTCGGTGTCCAAGGAAATTTCTTCACTTCTGATGAAATGGATCAGTTTCTTGACTATACGTCGCAAGGAGATATTACGCTGACATCGAACAGCGGCTACACGTACCACATCGTCGGAAAACACTTCTCTGATAGAGCCCTCAACCCCTTCGTCCTCAATTCAAAAGTAACAATTCCTGCCGGTCGATATACGGAGTCGAACGTCGGATTCGGTTATTTTACGCCATCGCGATATGCTATCAGTGGATCCGTCGAATACAGTTACGGTGGATTCTACGGCGGGACAATCCACACCTGGATCCCGACTTTCACCGCGAAACCGATCGACGGACTTTACCTAAAAACGGACGCAAGTATAAGTCGGATCGAAATTCCTTCTTTGAACGCGGACTATTTTTCTTCGGCTCTCAATTTCTCCGGCAGTTACTCATTTCTTTTCAAGATGTCGATCGATGCCAATGTCGGTTGGAATCAGGATAACTCTCTCCTGGTGTTCCAATACCGATACCGTTGGCATTTCGCCTCTTTAAGTGATTTGTTTGTCGTTTACAATGAGGAGCGAGCTTCTTCGAATTTGAACACGAGCTTTCGAGGTCTTATTTTCAAGATCGTGGGGTATTTTTCGATCTAA
- a CDS encoding cupin domain-containing protein, translating into MLIDIPKSLPSPENAVEWALSICQEDRALIGTAMRRVFKDGKDDDDAMIYASRGNANAKTRAALISGVRKKLAVQLQTDFLEKKAPEFGKYIKRAFHSAWSMAYPFGYDPGISLFVTGSDHVYDAHCDVGDGILLQFHGRKIVKLWGPTQKFYEKVIFDHDFRGKPELFESPIATYELIAGQGIYLPRGAMHEISVRGGEISVSVGIRPESIYPVMTLCTELCEMAGVKDAFSVVPGCNDWSKFLAKMFNPTDFKRYLGSRTMPPALRQNLLTVLQPKSEKLSERLAQLLDRWWQKFCRRRKPSPTGPLPARPIDREAILKQWEDERYRAREQKRG; encoded by the coding sequence ATGCTCATCGATATCCCCAAGAGCCTGCCCAGCCCGGAAAATGCTGTTGAATGGGCGCTTTCCATCTGTCAGGAAGATCGTGCTCTCATCGGCACCGCTATGCGGCGGGTATTTAAGGACGGAAAAGATGACGATGATGCGATGATCTATGCCTCTCGGGGAAACGCGAACGCCAAAACTCGCGCGGCCCTGATCAGCGGCGTGCGTAAGAAGCTGGCCGTTCAATTGCAAACGGACTTTCTTGAGAAAAAGGCGCCGGAGTTCGGGAAATATATCAAGCGGGCATTTCATTCGGCATGGTCCATGGCTTACCCATTCGGGTATGATCCCGGCATTTCTCTCTTCGTAACGGGTTCAGACCACGTATATGATGCGCACTGCGATGTGGGAGACGGCATTTTGCTTCAGTTTCACGGCAGAAAAATCGTTAAACTGTGGGGGCCAACTCAAAAGTTCTACGAGAAGGTTATCTTCGATCACGATTTTCGTGGAAAGCCGGAGCTGTTCGAGAGTCCCATTGCTACATATGAACTAATAGCCGGGCAAGGGATTTACTTACCACGAGGAGCCATGCACGAAATATCTGTTCGCGGCGGAGAAATATCCGTATCTGTAGGGATTCGGCCCGAATCGATTTATCCAGTGATGACGCTCTGTACGGAATTATGTGAGATGGCAGGAGTCAAAGACGCTTTCTCGGTTGTCCCGGGGTGCAACGATTGGTCCAAGTTTCTGGCGAAAATGTTCAACCCGACAGATTTTAAGAGGTATCTCGGCAGCCGCACGATGCCCCCCGCTCTTCGCCAAAACCTATTGACAGTTCTCCAGCCAAAATCTGAAAAGCTGTCGGAACGACTGGCGCAATTATTGGACAGATGGTGGCAAAAATTTTGCCGGCGACGGAAGCCTTCGCCGACCGGTCCCCTCCCCGCTAGGCCGATCGACCGCGAGGCAATCCTTAAACAGTGGGAGGACGAGAGATATCGAGCCCGTGAGCAGAAACGAGGTTGA
- a CDS encoding aspartyl/asparaginyl beta-hydroxylase domain-containing protein produces MNILRRPNFPEAIRTFFHDHEEWERSGELLRRKYWKTHDAIEEKKRSFAWIQGKSGLPWLELSIKFPFEEMLEEARRLRHRFVSHRSGGRRGYLDGNRGWTALTIHGLGSEITGNAHNYGYEDDKAAPHKWTEIADMCPVTTRFLKRVYPCDKFYRVRFMVMAPQGFIFPHTDRENSYLGEVNFALNHPTGCFLKMKGAGFVPFRAGKAFILDVSNIHAVVNLSDEERYHMIVHGETIRNEKWGRLIEKSYRDFMRRK; encoded by the coding sequence GTGAATATCCTTCGTCGTCCTAATTTCCCGGAAGCCATACGCACCTTCTTCCATGACCATGAGGAATGGGAGCGAAGTGGTGAGCTGCTTCGACGGAAATATTGGAAAACACACGATGCGATAGAGGAAAAAAAGCGGAGTTTCGCTTGGATTCAAGGAAAGAGCGGGTTGCCCTGGCTGGAGTTATCCATCAAATTTCCTTTCGAGGAGATGCTGGAAGAAGCGAGGCGTTTGCGTCATAGATTCGTATCACACAGATCAGGCGGGAGAAGAGGATACCTTGACGGAAATCGTGGATGGACGGCGTTAACGATTCATGGCCTGGGTTCCGAGATTACCGGTAATGCCCATAACTATGGCTATGAAGATGACAAGGCAGCACCTCACAAGTGGACGGAAATCGCCGACATGTGTCCAGTCACCACACGATTTCTCAAAAGAGTGTATCCTTGCGACAAATTTTATCGAGTTCGATTCATGGTGATGGCGCCCCAAGGGTTCATATTTCCGCACACCGACCGCGAGAATTCCTACCTGGGCGAAGTCAATTTTGCTCTCAATCATCCAACAGGATGCTTTCTAAAGATGAAAGGGGCGGGTTTTGTCCCGTTCCGAGCAGGAAAGGCCTTTATTCTCGATGTCTCGAACATCCACGCCGTGGTGAATTTGTCAGATGAAGAACGGTACCACATGATCGTTCATGGTGAAACGATCCGAAATGAAAAATGGGGAAGGCTGATCGAGAAGAGCTATCGCGACTTTATGCGACGTAAGTAA
- a CDS encoding efflux RND transporter periplasmic adaptor subunit, which produces MTTARRQPKLRSDLQIQQLDPSHFQLNDSRTGATLRLDSTGYLVAEQFESGEWDIETVCIKLRDEHGLQIDRDQVLDFLQKSETLGFLEDPLSTLGLDEAEHKNTLSFMPGRAVEGLEQLKKIRSHATDSRLLVRVVNSKIGKFALATVILLVFPWKLHVGGNLLVEPSRRFFVRTFLLGTIDKVFVQEGDAVTIDQPLVRLHGGRTKEAYPLVRSPINGVVVSSDISRLIGQQVEPGNLIMEVSDLRKMMIRIYVSEKDVALIHEGDLIEFKVQAIPEETFTATLTRIAPMAETPKEDLPEPPERFFRVYADCDNAHPGLKPGMTGIGHIAIGWRTAGTILLRQITRYIRVNLVV; this is translated from the coding sequence ATGACTACCGCAAGGCGACAACCCAAGCTTCGATCCGATCTTCAAATCCAGCAACTTGATCCCTCCCATTTTCAACTTAATGATTCCCGTACGGGAGCCACATTACGTCTCGATTCCACCGGTTACTTGGTAGCGGAACAATTTGAATCCGGAGAATGGGATATCGAAACCGTGTGTATTAAATTACGTGACGAACATGGGCTTCAGATCGATCGAGATCAGGTGCTCGATTTTCTACAGAAATCCGAAACTCTCGGTTTTCTGGAGGACCCTCTTTCAACTCTGGGCCTCGATGAAGCCGAACACAAGAATACTTTATCGTTCATGCCGGGCAGAGCCGTCGAAGGGCTTGAGCAGCTTAAAAAGATTCGCAGCCATGCCACCGATTCGCGTCTCCTGGTTCGTGTTGTGAATTCGAAAATCGGGAAATTTGCGCTTGCCACCGTCATCTTGTTGGTCTTCCCATGGAAGTTACACGTAGGTGGCAACCTGCTCGTCGAGCCATCCCGTAGATTCTTTGTTCGTACCTTTCTCTTAGGCACCATCGACAAGGTTTTTGTTCAGGAAGGAGACGCGGTCACTATTGACCAGCCCCTTGTTCGTTTACATGGCGGCCGTACCAAAGAAGCTTATCCGCTCGTACGCTCGCCCATAAATGGCGTCGTCGTATCCTCCGATATTTCGCGTTTGATCGGGCAGCAGGTCGAACCCGGCAATCTAATCATGGAAGTATCCGACCTGCGAAAAATGATGATTCGAATCTATGTCAGCGAAAAGGACGTTGCCCTCATCCACGAAGGCGACTTGATTGAGTTCAAGGTCCAGGCGATTCCGGAAGAGACCTTTACGGCGACCCTGACCAGGATCGCGCCTATGGCGGAAACTCCGAAGGAGGACTTACCTGAACCGCCAGAACGATTTTTCCGCGTATATGCCGACTGCGATAATGCACATCCCGGACTTAAACCGGGGATGACCGGAATCGGGCATATCGCCATCGGATGGCGAACGGCAGGGACGATTCTCCTGCGGCAGATCACTCGCTACATACGCGTGAATCTTGTCGTATAG